Within the Oncorhynchus clarkii lewisi isolate Uvic-CL-2024 chromosome 2, UVic_Ocla_1.0, whole genome shotgun sequence genome, the region TTTAAAATCAGTTTAATTTACACCAAATACAGTAATGCAATAAAAGTTGTTATAATCAATAATCCATCTATAAGCAATGGTCCACAGCTTTGTAACTGGTGTGTTGTTTGAACGTAAGGTTTTGAACTAATGTGTTCAAATAAACAATACATGCTGTCAAGATGCATCAATAGTATGGCCAATGTGTAGAAAAGgcacataacattctattagaAAAATAATATTATGGTGTGCTCCATTGAACTGAAAAAGGGTCTGCCTTGAACTAGGTGACACTCATAAGAGTATAGCTAATTAAAGGATAATATCCTCGCCTGTTAATATCATTTTAATAAGAAtgttctaaaatatatatatatatatatatatatatatatatatatatatatatatatatatacatatacagtatttctTGATGGAATTTGGATAGAACAATGTATATACGTACTTTACCGTACATTTACATTACTCTTTGCAGTATGCTACACACCAATCGTTTTACACTTTTGGCATTAGCGAGTTCATGTATTCTCAGATGAGGCATAATGAAAAATAATTCAACTTAATTGTGGAGCACTTTATAAACACTGACATATATTTTCACGGGTCTCGACCTATTCTATTATTTCCTTTCGGCGGTTTCTCCCCCTGACAAACCAGCCAGATCACAGATAACAAATAAAGACTGAAACAGGCCAGAAAGTCATAATGGTAAGCAGCAAAAAAAAACACCACAAACAGGACGGTGTATAACAGTGCTTTTGAGAGATTATGCCAAGAAAATGTTTCTCTCCACCACATGACATTGCTCCTGGTGCTATCCTGCCCTCCCTCCACAACGGGCACTGCACTTGTAGATTGATGCTCCACAGACACTGTGTCTGGCTGATCTTCCTGGTTGCTTGCCTCATCCACAGACTCACTGATGGACGGCATGGACAGCCTGCTGCCTCTTCTACTTATCGAGGGCCGTTTCCCAAGACTCAGGTCCTTGTTTCGCTGCTTCTGTGCAGCCCTCAGACTGTGCATGTACAGCTCCATCTCATCATCTGACGGGGACTCTGTGGACGCGTTGTCCGCCTCAGCCCCACCTTCACCCTCTTTCTCAAGGGCAGGTTCATCTGTTTGAATGTACGATTCCCCGTCTCCTTTGATGGAATCCatttcctctcctccaagatgattgGTGTCCGGCGTTACGTCATTGTAGCACAGATTTGACACTTCATCCGTCTTTAATGTATTTTCTTCTGGGCCTGATTTTTCTGCAACATTTACATTTGTGCTCTCACCCCCCTTACAAGTATTGCCCATTTGCTTGCTTAACTCATCCACCAATTCATTTTGATCATCTTGTAATTCTACATCTACTTTGTCTTTCTctgcttcctcctccttctcttcctctacaatctcctcttcctcccactctATCCATTTCACACCCCCCTCCTCTAATTCCTCCAGTTCTTCTTCAACAACAATCTCGTCCTCCATTTCTTTCtctatttcctcctctcctttcaccagCTCTTCCTCCACCCTTCCTTGTACCTTTTCCCATAACATCATTTCTTCTTTGTCCTTATCCACCTCTTCTACTGCCAACTCCTCCTTGGTCACCTCCTTCCCCACTTCCTCCTCTGTTGCCTCCacctcccctacctcctccaACTCCCTTTCCCCAGCCATCATCTCCACTTCTACTTTCTCTTCTTCCCATTTGCCCTCTTCCACATATTCCCccatcatctcctcctcttcctcttccacaGTCCCCTCCCAGTCTTTTTCTATTATATTGTTCATCAGCAATGGTTGTCCATCACTTGGACCTTTCTCGTTCTCTGTAGGAACTAAATCCTCCTTATTTTTCACAATGACCAGGTCATCTTCCTTATGAATATCTTCTTCTTTGGACATTGGGACCTTGTCAGTGTCTTCATCATAATCATCCCTCACATAGTTTGTCATCTCGCCTTCTTCCTCACTATAAACCTTACTGTCAATAGAATGCCTGTTTTCTTCATCACCAAAGGTGTTTGACTCTTCAACTGATGGTTCACCCTTCACTTGATCCGTTTGTTTTCTCATCAACTTCTCCAATGATGTCCATCCCTTAATGACAATGGGATCCTCATTTAACATTGTCCCACTGGTTTCTTCCTCCAGTGTGTCTGTACAGGTCACAGCTACGCTTTTGTGCTCAGTGGGGATCTTTTCCTCCACCTTTGTTGTTGAAGTGAAAACCTTTAGGTCAGCATACACAGGCTCTAGCATGGCTATATATGTGCCTACTAATTCTGTGAATGTGCCTGTTGACCATTCGTCAGTGTTGGCTGGGGAAGGGTTCTCCATTTCCTCTGACTCATCAGGTCTCTCATATCCACCACTGTACCCCTGCATATTCATTTCAGCAGAGACATGTTTAGACCCCATTTCAGTTTGTGACTGTAAGAGACTGccttgtgttgtgtctatcaatGTTTGTGTTTGGGAAAGTGTTGTGTCTGGAGGAGTTTGTGAAAGTGTTGTGTTTGTTAATGGGGTTTGTGTCTGGATAAACTCGCTGTCCTGGTGGATCTGGGACTGGGGAGGCAGAATGTTCTCTTCAGGCCCCTGGAGGCCTGATTCCTCTTTGGGGATTTGTGCCCTGAGAGCAGCAGCAGTGTACAGGGCAGTGTGAGCCCTGGGAAAACCTCCTGCCTTTTCTGACAGAGGTTCAAGTTCAGACTCTTTTTCTGCACTTAATCCAGAGATGAACTGTCCTTGGTTTGATTCAAGATATTGCTGTTGATCTACAGGCTTTTCTTCAGGTGTCCCGTGGGTATCAGCTGAAACACAGGAGTGAGTTTCTACGTAACTCTGGACTGTACAGGCTGTTGAATCCCTTCCATGCAATGTCCCCCTTGTTCGATTCCCAATATCGGTTGAGCTCTGGCTCTCGCTCACCGCTCTACCAAATACCTGACAGTATAGTGGGGCCACAACATTTCCAAACGTAAAGCTATTGGTCTGGCTGCCTGGGACTGAGCCTGCTGTGCTGTTCTCCAACCTCACAGTGTTATCTGAACGTGTTCCTTCTGTGCTGATGGCAGATCCACCCTTCTCAGATTCCATCTGCATCAGAGCACTTCCTTCCACTTTAGAAACAGACGTATGACCATTTTGGCACAGAGCAGCGGGTTGATCAGTTAAATCTGACTTGTTGCTGGGGATCGGTGAGGCATGTTCCTCTCCCAGCTCGGATGGGGCTGAGCTGACCATTGAGTCTATGTTCTCAGGTTTCACTGACTCCTCACAAGACGTGCTGTCCCTGAGGCCAGGAGACAATTTGTTGCACGTAGCTGGAGAATCTGAAGTCGCCTGCAGCCCAAACTTTTTCCTGTGCTGTGGTGCCAGTGGTTGTACCACAGGCCCATTTGAAGGTGTTTCCTGTGGGAATGTGCTTTCCTGTGGGATCTGTGATGGTTCCACtgctcccttctctttctcttggGTCTCATCCTCTCTCTGAATGAAGTAGTCCTGCACCTTCACCAATCGTGCTGCCTTTCGTCGGTTTCTCCGGCTGGAGTTTTGGCTGCTCTCAATCTGTCAAACAGCAAGAAGGATAGATTCAATTTAGCTTTCTCACACAATGCCTCCTCAATTGTTAGGCTAGTTTGGGGATGATGACATTTAGATTGGCACATTCAGATTAAATATTGCTCATGACCaagccaaaatatatttttagacaTTTAATTTTGGCACCCCAAACCAAATCTCACATGAGCACTGGCCTCTGGCCAGTAACATTTGAATGTTTGAGATTGTAATGTAGCCATTGCAATGTGTTGCTTAGTCACTCATGGAATATATATAAATACTTGGCATTTGACTCAAGTGTCATAAATATGCAACTAGTACAGTATGTTAAAGTAGTGACTACTAGGGCTCGGACATCAGTGATCACATGACATATTGAGAAAGAGCAACAGGGTTCACTGTCTCCTGTTTCTGAGGTCACCTCAAGCTGTTTAAAGATGACCTATAAAGAAATCACTCCTCCATTTCCTGGCTGCTGAAATTCTAACAGTCCACTTAATTTCAatttatgtgacaaaataagcaagtttagtgtagagaatcattgtaccatataaactgctgtgaaatatattttccataaccaaaaacattGCATTTTCAGCTGGTATACAAAACCGAAAGCAAAAGACGCAAAAACGAAACTTAGAGCACATAGAACAGGTCTACCGCTTCTtatacttgctttcaatgagcatgacagaaatacagtgccttgcgaaagtattcggcccccttgaactttgcgaccttttgccacatttcaggcttcaaacataaagatataaaactgtatttttttgtgaagaatcaacaacaagtgggacacaatcatgaagtggaacgacatttattggacatttcaaacttttttaacaaatcaaaaactgaaaaattgggcgtgcaaaattattcagcccctttact harbors:
- the LOC139369703 gene encoding uncharacterized protein, which translates into the protein MESAAAEPRPTGVSSLLGVPGLITWDGNEAIDAEVIGGIRPRSSPLPRRRSSSDLKDCELELTPSSSRRVSFADALGQNLVNVKEFDSWDITIPLNFDAFEGEKEVEEYYLSSLYTPPPSQEAMVLRVQDQKLELESIELLRGTTILRGVVRVLNVSFDKMVYIRTSLDAWVTHFDLLAEFIPGSSNGDTDCFSFKLTLVPPFGEKGARVDFCLRYETPVGTFWANNSDRNYVMFCHQKVKELKDKAQKYENRRRKSILKANIHEFPCDENWSSISDESSDVNKRGGEMTSVNISESQSGALEDDHQKLLIESSQNSSRRNRRKAARLVKVQDYFIQREDETQEKEKGAVEPSQIPQESTFPQETPSNGPVVQPLAPQHRKKFGLQATSDSPATCNKLSPGLRDSTSCEESVKPENIDSMVSSAPSELGEEHASPIPSNKSDLTDQPAALCQNGHTSVSKVEGSALMQMESEKGGSAISTEGTRSDNTVRLENSTAGSVPGSQTNSFTFGNVVAPLYCQVFGRAVSESQSSTDIGNRTRGTLHGRDSTACTVQSYVETHSCVSADTHGTPEEKPVDQQQYLESNQGQFISGLSAEKESELEPLSEKAGGFPRAHTALYTAAALRAQIPKEESGLQGPEENILPPQSQIHQDSEFIQTQTPLTNTTLSQTPPDTTLSQTQTLIDTTQGSLLQSQTEMGSKHVSAEMNMQGYSGGYERPDESEEMENPSPANTDEWSTGTFTELVGTYIAMLEPVYADLKVFTSTTKVEEKIPTEHKSVAVTCTDTLEEETSGTMLNEDPIVIKGWTSLEKLMRKQTDQVKGEPSVEESNTFGDEENRHSIDSKVYSEEEGEMTNYVRDDYDEDTDKVPMSKEEDIHKEDDLVIVKNKEDLVPTENEKGPSDGQPLLMNNIIEKDWEGTVEEEEEEMMGEYVEEGKWEEEKVEVEMMAGERELEEVGEVEATEEEVGKEVTKEELAVEEVDKDKEEMMLWEKVQGRVEEELVKGEEEIEKEMEDEIVVEEELEELEEGGVKWIEWEEEEIVEEEKEEEAEKDKVDVELQDDQNELVDELSKQMGNTCKGGESTNVNVAEKSGPEENTLKTDEVSNLCYNDVTPDTNHLGGEEMDSIKGDGESYIQTDEPALEKEGEGGAEADNASTESPSDDEMELYMHSLRAAQKQRNKDLSLGKRPSISRRGSRLSMPSISESVDEASNQEDQPDTVSVEHQSTSAVPVVEGGQDSTRSNVMWWRETFSWHNLSKALLYTVLFVVFFFAAYHYDFLACFSLYLLSVIWLVCQGEKPPKGNNRIGRDP